One part of the Raphanus sativus cultivar WK10039 unplaced genomic scaffold, ASM80110v3 Scaffold1969, whole genome shotgun sequence genome encodes these proteins:
- the LOC130505045 gene encoding putative 4-hydroxy-4-methyl-2-oxoglutarate aldolase 3: MAAFATAEACDSNAELISNGDLRALQPTFKIYGQRRCFSGPIVTLKVFEDNVLVRNQLETKGEGAVLVIDGGGSMRCALVGGNLGQLAQNNGWVGILVNGCVRDVDEINDCDVGVRALGSNPLKSSKKGQGEKNVPVYIGGTLIRDGEWLYADSDGILISKTELSV, translated from the coding sequence ATGGCTGCATTTGCAACAGCAGAAGCGTGTGACAGCAACGCAGAACTAATATCAAACGGAGACCTACGGGCTCTCCAACCAACCTTCAAGATCTATGGACAAAGAAGATGCTTCTCCGGACCAATCGTGACACTCAAGGTCTTTGAAGACAACGTCCTAGTCAGAAACCAACTAGAGACAAAAGGAGAAGGCGCGGTCTTAGTTATAGACGGTGGTGGAAGCATGAGGTGCGCACTTGTTGGAGGAAACCTCGGACAGTTAGCTCAGAACAACGGGTGGGTAGGGATTTTGGTGAATGGGTGCGTTAGAGATGTGGATGAGATCAATGACTGTGATGTTGGGGTTAGGGCATTGGGTTCTAACCCGTTGAAGTCTAGTAAGAAAGGTCAGGGTGAGAAGAATGTGCCGGTTTATATTGGAGGGACTTTGATTAGGGATGGTGAATGGCTTTATGCTGATAGTGATGGTATCTTGATCTCCAAGACCGAACTCTCCGTCTGA
- the LOC108843871 gene encoding probable WRKY transcription factor 2, with protein sequence MSGFEENVAVMGEWVPCNPSSKRVLERELSLNHGLVNRLEEEEEDTSGNNKNVSRGGGLRERIAARAGFNTPRLNTENIRSNTDSSLRSPNCLTISSPGLSPATLLESPVFLSNPLAQPSPTTGKFPFLPGVNSSNGLSASDKEKDEFFDGIGASSSFTFHPVSRPSSSFFHGATEMMPVDYGNYNNSSSHHQSPEEDVKLGSEQSGLKRKTSDATTNTNDHQEEEEGEEEQRGGDSMAGGGAPAEDGYNWRKYGQKLVKGSEYPRSYYKCTNPSCPVKKKVERSREGHITEIIYKGAHNHSKPPPNRRSSGTQLDGTEQQQQQQQQQRDNSATWVSCNNTQQQVGSNENNFEEDGNQSGSIQAQESGDVIVVDALSTLSNDEDEDDRGTDHGSASLGYDGCGRGDESESKRRKLEAYAIEMSGATRAIREPRVVVQTTSDVDILDDGYRWRKYGQKVVKGNPNPRSYYKCTAPGCTVRKHVERASHDLKSVITTYEGKHDHDVPAARNSSHGGGNGSSAAQTNHYQEPPRGRYERQLNQSSQFGRPFSFQPHLGPPSGFAFGLGQTGFGNLSIPGLAFGQGKLQGLTHTHPSYMMSQQPGGMSEAMMMQRGMEPKVEPGSETGQSVYNQIMSRLPQI encoded by the exons ATGTCTGGTTTTGAAGAAAACGTGGCTGTAATGGGAGAATGGGTTCCTTGTAATCCTAGCTCGAAACGTGTTCTTGAAAGAGAGCTATCTTTGAATCATGGCCTTGTTAATcgtctagaagaagaagaagaagacactaGTGGTAATAACAAGAACGTTTCACGAGGTGGTGGTTTAAGAGAAAGAATCGCTGCTCGTGCTGGATTCAACACTCCGAGGTTAAACACTGAGAACATCCGCTCTAACACCGATTCTAGTCTTCGCTCTCCTAATTGCTTAACCATCTCCTCTCCTGGCCTTAGCCCTGCAACGCTCTTGGAGTCTCCTGTTTTCCTTTCTAACCCATTG GCTCAACCGTCTCCAACTACAGGGAAATTCCCATTTCTTCCTGGTGTTAACAGTAGTAATGGATTGTCTGCTTCTGATAAAGAGAAAGACGAGTTCTTCGATGGCATTGgagcatcatcatcattcacATTCCATCCTGTTTCAAGACcctcttcctctttcttccACGGCGCAACGGAGATGATGCCAGTTGATTATGGTAACTACAACAACAGTTCTTCTCATCATCAGTCCCCGGAAGAAGATGTCAAACTCGGTTCTGAGCAAAGTGGCTTGAAGAGGAAGACATCTGATGCCACAACAAACACCAACGACCatcaggaagaggaagaaggagaagaagagcaaagagGTGGTGATTCGATGGCTGGTGGTGGAGCACCTGCAGAGGATGGATATAACTGGAGGAAATACGGACAAAAGTTGGTTAAAGGAAGCGAGTATCCACGAAGCTATTACAAGTGCACAAACCCGAGCTGTCCAGTGAAGAAGAAGGTGGAGAGATCAAGAGAAGGTCACATCACTGAGATTATATACAAAGGAGCTCATAATCACTCCAAGCCTCCTCCTAACCGCCGCTCCTCCGGAACGCAACTAGATGGAACCGAacagcaacagcagcagcagcagcagcagagaGATAACTCTGCAACGTGGGTTAGTTGTAATAACACTCAACAACAAGTTGGAAGCAATGAGAACAACTTCGAAGAAGACGGAAACCAATCTGGATCGATTCAAGCTCAAGAGTCAGGTGATGTGATTGTGGTTGATGCTTTGTCAACACTCTCtaatgatgaagatgaagatgatagAGGGACTGATCATGGTAGTGCTTCTTTGGGATACGATGGATGTGGAAGAGGAGATGAATCCGAATCGAAAAGAAG GAAACTTGAGGCTTACGCAATAGAGATGAGTGGAGCAACAAGAGCTATACGTGAGCCAAGAGTCGTTGTGCAGACAACGAGTGATGTTGACATTCTCGACGATGGCTATCGCTGGAGAAAGTATGGTCAGAAAGTTGTCAAAGGAAACCCAAACCCTAG GAGTTACTACAAATGCACAGCTCCTGGATGTACGGTGAGAAAACACGTAGAGAGAGCTTCTCATGATCTCAAATCCGTTATAACCACTTACGAAGGCAAACACGACCACGACGTCCCCGCCGCACGCAACAGCAGCCACGGCGGTGGAAACGGTAGCAGCGCCGCTCAAACTAACCATTACCAAGAGCCTCCACGTGGCAGATATGAGAGACAGCTCAACCAGTCGTCTCAGTTCGGACGTCCGTTTAGCTTCCAGCCGCATTTGGGTCCTCCTTCCGGTTTTGCGTTCGGTCTAGGACAAACCGGTTTTGGTAATCTTTCGATTCCTGGTTTAGCGTTTGGTCAAGGGAAATTACAGGGTTTGACTCACACTCACCCGTCGTATATGATGAGTCAACAACCGGGTGGGATGAGTGAAGCGATGATGATGCAGAGAGGGATGGAGCCTAAGGTTGAACCGGGTTCGGAAACGGGACAGTCGGTATATAACCAGATAATGAGTAGATTACCacagatttga